In Archangium violaceum, the following are encoded in one genomic region:
- a CDS encoding ELWxxDGT repeat protein encodes MTEGLSSWDTARAGVVTNPAFLVKDFVSQPYTTSSASNPGSFTRVGTTVFFVATDEGTGTELWKSDGTAAGTVLVKDIHPGVNSVGTPNSSSPTNLINVNGTLFFTANDGVTGAELWKSDGTAAGTVLVKDLTPGPDSFIVGTFGALNGKVFFRAYDGVEDRLYQSDGTAAGTVPVQQGTVTELATRPSDFFTFNNTLFFSATSSAAGVELWKTDGTSAGTVRVKDISSGTSGSYPMGFIALGSYVYFSAQDATSGNELWRTDGTTAGTVLVKDIQAGPSSSSPYYFALFNGAVYFSANDGVSGLELWKTDGTAAGTVLVKDIWPGSSGSYPNTFAVVGTTLFFGAQDPTASRELWKTDGTAAGTVLVTDLRAGTSSSSPSLLTAAGSTLFFTATDGVAGVELWKSDGTATGTVLVKDILAGFSSSGLDNFIALNGKLLFAANNGTLGKELWQSDGTAAGTAVLRDVYAPLPDGNPVELIDADGTLIFVAKNPASGFQVLWKSDGTEAGTSIITTTPSSPSKLTWVNGTAFFAASASGLGYELWKTDGTAAGTVLVKDIYPGASSSLSSTSVFTKAQGLLYFTANDGTSGLELWRSDGTAAGTYRVKDINPGTVNSLSNNTTFAEFNGSLYFSANTSTTGVELWKTDGTTAGTVLVKDIYPGTNSSLVNLPYFQELGGVLYFCAADSVSGSELWKTDGTTAGTVLVKDIYPGTNSSFPSRLTLFNGALYFSATDGVTGTELWKSDGTATGTVLVKDIFTGAKESRPSGFSRINNQLYFTATDSASGTELWKTDGTTAGTALVKDMLPGGSGGLVGTQAPLLLEPEGLLLFTAADADSGGELWMSDGTTAGTVRLQDIVPGAVPSRPSGFVRSQGLVFFSAYDQTGARDLWALRVTDLLPAPAP; translated from the coding sequence ATGACGGAGGGGCTGTCCTCTTGGGACACGGCTCGCGCGGGGGTGGTGACCAACCCCGCGTTCCTCGTGAAGGACTTCGTATCGCAACCCTACACCACCAGCTCCGCATCGAACCCAGGCTCCTTCACCCGCGTGGGCACGACGGTGTTCTTCGTGGCGACGGACGAGGGCACGGGCACCGAGCTGTGGAAGTCGGACGGCACCGCCGCCGGGACGGTGCTGGTCAAGGACATCCACCCGGGGGTGAACTCGGTCGGCACCCCGAACAGCTCGTCCCCGACCAACCTCATCAACGTCAACGGCACCCTGTTCTTCACGGCCAATGACGGCGTGACGGGAGCGGAGCTGTGGAAGAGCGATGGCACGGCCGCGGGTACCGTCCTGGTGAAGGACCTCACCCCGGGCCCTGACAGCTTCATCGTCGGCACCTTCGGCGCGTTGAACGGCAAGGTCTTCTTCCGGGCCTATGACGGCGTCGAGGACCGGCTCTACCAGAGCGATGGAACGGCCGCGGGCACCGTCCCCGTCCAGCAGGGCACCGTGACGGAGCTCGCCACCCGGCCGAGCGACTTCTTCACCTTCAACAACACGCTCTTCTTCTCGGCCACCAGCTCCGCCGCGGGCGTCGAGCTGTGGAAGACGGATGGCACGTCCGCGGGTACCGTGCGCGTGAAGGACATCTCTAGCGGGACGTCTGGCTCCTACCCCATGGGGTTCATCGCCCTGGGCTCCTACGTCTACTTCTCCGCGCAGGACGCCACCTCCGGCAACGAGCTGTGGAGGACGGATGGGACGACCGCCGGCACGGTCCTGGTGAAGGACATCCAGGCGGGCCCCAGCTCCTCCTCCCCCTATTACTTCGCCCTCTTCAACGGCGCGGTGTACTTCTCGGCGAACGATGGCGTCTCCGGCCTCGAGCTGTGGAAGACGGATGGCACCGCCGCGGGGACCGTCCTGGTGAAGGACATCTGGCCCGGCTCTTCCGGCTCGTATCCCAACACCTTCGCCGTGGTAGGCACGACGCTCTTCTTCGGCGCGCAGGATCCCACCGCCAGCCGGGAGCTGTGGAAGACGGACGGGACGGCCGCCGGCACGGTGCTGGTGACGGACCTCCGCGCGGGCACCAGCTCCTCGAGCCCCTCCCTGCTCACGGCGGCGGGGAGCACGCTCTTCTTCACGGCCACCGATGGTGTCGCCGGGGTCGAGCTGTGGAAGAGCGATGGGACGGCCACCGGCACGGTGCTGGTCAAGGACATCCTGGCGGGCTTCAGCTCCTCGGGCCTGGACAACTTCATCGCGCTGAATGGGAAGCTCCTCTTCGCCGCCAACAATGGCACCCTGGGCAAGGAGCTGTGGCAGAGCGACGGGACGGCCGCCGGCACGGCGGTGCTGCGGGATGTCTACGCGCCACTGCCCGACGGCAATCCGGTCGAGCTGATTGACGCCGATGGCACGCTGATCTTCGTCGCGAAGAATCCGGCCAGTGGCTTCCAGGTCCTCTGGAAGAGCGATGGGACGGAGGCGGGCACGAGCATCATCACCACCACGCCGTCGTCTCCCTCCAAGCTCACCTGGGTCAACGGCACGGCCTTCTTCGCGGCGAGCGCGTCCGGCCTGGGCTACGAGCTGTGGAAGACGGACGGAACGGCCGCCGGCACGGTGCTGGTCAAGGACATCTACCCCGGGGCGAGCTCCTCGCTCTCCTCCACCTCCGTGTTCACCAAGGCCCAGGGACTGCTCTACTTCACCGCCAACGACGGCACCTCGGGACTGGAGCTGTGGCGCAGCGATGGAACGGCGGCCGGGACATACCGGGTCAAGGACATCAACCCGGGCACCGTCAACTCGCTCAGCAACAACACCACGTTCGCCGAGTTCAACGGCAGCCTCTACTTCTCCGCCAACACCAGCACGACGGGTGTCGAGCTGTGGAAGACGGACGGGACGACGGCCGGCACGGTCCTGGTCAAGGACATCTACCCCGGAACCAACTCCTCGCTGGTGAACCTGCCGTACTTCCAGGAGCTGGGCGGGGTGCTCTACTTCTGCGCCGCGGACAGTGTTTCGGGCTCCGAGCTGTGGAAGACGGATGGGACGACCGCCGGCACGGTGCTGGTCAAGGACATCTACCCCGGGACCAACTCCAGCTTCCCCTCCAGGCTCACCCTGTTCAATGGCGCCCTCTACTTCTCCGCCACGGACGGTGTGACGGGGACGGAGCTGTGGAAGAGCGATGGGACGGCCACGGGCACCGTGCTGGTGAAGGACATCTTCACCGGGGCGAAGGAGTCGCGGCCCTCGGGGTTCAGCCGCATCAACAACCAGCTCTATTTCACGGCCACCGACAGCGCCTCGGGGACCGAGCTGTGGAAGACGGATGGGACGACCGCCGGCACGGCGCTGGTCAAGGACATGCTGCCGGGGGGGAGCGGTGGACTCGTCGGCACGCAGGCGCCCCTCCTCCTGGAGCCAGAGGGGTTGTTGCTGTTCACCGCGGCCGATGCGGACTCGGGCGGCGAGCTGTGGATGAGCGACGGCACCACCGCCGGCACGGTGCGGCTCCAGGACATCGTTCCCGGTGCCGTTCCGTCCAGGCCCTCCGGCTTCGTCCGCTCCCAGGGCCTGGTCTTCTTCAGTGCGTATGATCAGACCGGCGCGAGGGATCTGTGGGCGCTGCGGGTGACGGATCTGCTCCCGGCTCCCGCGCCGTGA
- a CDS encoding RICIN domain-containing protein: MNRKLFALSTLSAAVLSLGACGGPDTPFTNEETGQSERMGIGVARQPLVTGPVSVDARRSLAVTEKALVNGFTLRAVLDRLASQSGVSGLTGSQLFKQLWDTQNPSPGLTVGPHCNDVPSVNGFPYRCRTADGAQAQNPDAEMDSYSAIGLFNRFDLAPANGADCGEYRMVFARAPSGARNFIIFEAVLANPRPDLGLEGCRPIAKFWSDLSTNTDVTSRKNALVSFYFNGLSGFMPVVHVENYGVLGAGRSTTGQVRTNQFLQMPWLLREFKLKKTCGTSCSMVFQPITDKTNPFGKLFTSGSTEPLAAEFQNTFFPSQVAALAVNDLNAFNYAVPDKFNTGESAVESFGTDDYDKQFSTTGTFASNIQAKLTQINSTLTPAQIVARAKALSCAGCHALSNNQPLGGGLTWPASLGFTHVSEQTEPGQDGERFIISNALTNVFLPQRKAVLDNFMNNTPSPSGGVQSVIQSGVAANRCLDVSGAGTANGTNVQLYQCNGTNAQRWMLTSAGELRSAVASGMCLDVSNAGTTDGTNVQIYQCNGTNAQKWTRTAAGELRSALGSNICLDVANAGTADGTNVQIYQCNGTKAQQWFEAPLLPNSNTVKAAAPVPITIRDVRLNGGSNTLVGASRGQMIQVAVDYTITQISTCPSCIDQILIGLQTGPLGCVFDGIPSGSGTSGTGFLGITAPTTPGVYYLRFRYAQAFSCDTSWWTSEATPNDAHNIAVITVQ; encoded by the coding sequence ATGAACCGCAAGCTGTTTGCCTTGAGCACCCTCTCCGCCGCCGTTCTCTCCCTGGGAGCGTGCGGAGGCCCCGACACGCCTTTCACCAACGAGGAGACCGGACAATCCGAGCGGATGGGCATTGGCGTTGCCCGGCAACCCCTCGTCACGGGCCCGGTCTCCGTCGACGCACGGCGCTCCCTGGCCGTGACGGAGAAGGCCCTCGTGAACGGCTTCACGTTGCGCGCGGTGCTCGACAGACTGGCCTCCCAGAGCGGCGTCTCGGGACTCACGGGGAGCCAGCTCTTCAAGCAGCTCTGGGACACGCAGAACCCGAGCCCGGGCCTGACGGTTGGACCGCATTGCAATGACGTCCCCTCGGTGAACGGCTTCCCCTATCGCTGCCGCACGGCCGACGGTGCCCAGGCGCAGAACCCCGATGCCGAAATGGACAGCTATTCGGCGATTGGCCTGTTCAACCGCTTCGATCTGGCTCCGGCCAACGGTGCGGATTGCGGTGAGTACCGGATGGTCTTCGCACGCGCCCCCAGCGGCGCGCGCAACTTCATCATCTTCGAGGCGGTGCTCGCCAACCCGCGCCCCGATCTCGGGCTGGAGGGCTGCCGCCCCATCGCGAAGTTCTGGTCGGATCTCTCCACGAACACCGACGTGACGTCACGCAAGAACGCGCTCGTGAGCTTCTACTTCAATGGGCTCAGCGGGTTCATGCCCGTCGTGCACGTGGAGAACTACGGCGTCCTCGGCGCGGGACGCTCGACGACGGGGCAGGTCCGGACCAACCAGTTCCTCCAGATGCCCTGGCTCTTGCGCGAGTTCAAGCTGAAGAAGACGTGCGGCACGAGCTGCTCCATGGTCTTCCAGCCGATCACGGACAAGACCAACCCCTTCGGCAAGCTCTTCACGTCGGGCTCGACGGAGCCGCTCGCCGCCGAGTTCCAGAACACGTTCTTCCCATCCCAGGTGGCGGCCCTCGCAGTGAACGACCTCAATGCGTTCAACTACGCCGTGCCGGACAAGTTCAACACGGGCGAGAGCGCGGTGGAGTCTTTCGGCACGGACGATTATGACAAGCAGTTCAGCACGACAGGCACGTTCGCCAGCAATATCCAGGCGAAGCTCACGCAGATCAACTCGACCCTCACGCCGGCGCAGATCGTCGCGCGCGCCAAGGCGCTGTCCTGCGCGGGCTGCCACGCGCTCTCGAACAATCAACCGCTCGGCGGCGGGCTCACCTGGCCAGCCTCGCTCGGGTTCACCCACGTCTCCGAGCAGACGGAGCCCGGGCAGGATGGCGAGCGGTTCATCATCTCGAACGCCCTCACGAATGTGTTCCTGCCGCAGCGAAAGGCCGTCCTCGATAACTTCATGAACAACACGCCGAGCCCGAGCGGCGGCGTCCAGAGCGTCATCCAGAGTGGCGTCGCCGCGAATCGATGCCTCGACGTCTCGGGCGCGGGCACCGCGAATGGGACCAACGTCCAGCTCTACCAGTGCAATGGGACCAACGCTCAGCGGTGGATGTTGACGTCGGCCGGAGAGCTTCGCAGCGCCGTCGCCTCGGGCATGTGCCTCGATGTCTCGAACGCCGGGACGACGGACGGGACGAACGTGCAGATCTACCAGTGCAACGGGACCAACGCGCAGAAATGGACCCGCACCGCCGCCGGGGAGTTGCGCAGCGCCCTGGGCTCGAACATCTGCCTCGATGTCGCGAACGCGGGGACGGCGGATGGGACGAACGTGCAGATCTACCAGTGCAACGGGACGAAGGCACAGCAATGGTTCGAGGCACCGCTCCTGCCGAACTCGAACACGGTCAAGGCGGCGGCTCCGGTCCCCATCACGATCCGAGACGTGCGGCTCAACGGTGGGAGCAACACGCTGGTCGGCGCGTCGCGAGGCCAGATGATCCAGGTTGCCGTCGATTACACCATCACCCAGATCAGCACATGCCCCTCGTGCATCGACCAGATCTTGATCGGTCTCCAGACCGGACCGCTGGGATGCGTCTTCGACGGGATTCCGAGCGGCTCCGGCACCTCGGGAACCGGCTTCCTGGGCATCACGGCGCCGACGACGCCCGGCGTCTACTACCTCCGCTTCCGCTACGCCCAGGCCTTCTCGTGTGACACGAGCTGGTGGACGTCCGAGGCGACGCCCAACGACGCGCACAACATCGCCGTCATCACGGTCCAGTAG
- a CDS encoding endo alpha-1,4 polygalactosaminidase: METPVSKLSLVAALALGALLGCGVQSSPSAPDSDGSTEAAADAGGDAGGAGDAGAPLNDAGTPTSWWRPTPAQPIHWHWQLSQDFSYPRDVLPNKTVYDLDGELTSADTVAKLHALGPDIVVICYFDAGVYEDYRSDKARFPASVIGNEDEGWDGSYWLDIRQLDILLPIMRDRMINWCKNKGFDAIEPDETEVWSNDSGFPITKAQNNAYNKAIADLAHSLGMSVGLKGNNTEAPELVNYFDWALTEQCWEYDECELFKNSFIAQGKAVFNVEYNTNPNCTRANQWHINSSRRDLDLVGPTASGYLYQPCVPDTQATW, from the coding sequence ATGGAGACACCTGTGTCGAAACTTTCGCTGGTCGCCGCACTTGCTCTGGGTGCCTTGCTCGGCTGCGGTGTTCAGAGCTCTCCGTCCGCCCCGGACTCCGATGGAAGCACCGAAGCGGCGGCTGACGCTGGCGGCGATGCGGGGGGAGCCGGCGATGCGGGAGCACCCCTGAACGATGCCGGAACTCCGACGAGTTGGTGGCGCCCCACTCCCGCGCAGCCCATTCACTGGCACTGGCAGCTCTCCCAGGACTTTTCCTACCCGCGCGACGTGCTGCCCAACAAGACGGTTTATGACCTCGACGGCGAGCTGACGTCGGCCGACACGGTGGCGAAGCTTCACGCCCTCGGACCGGACATCGTGGTGATCTGCTACTTCGACGCGGGCGTCTACGAGGACTACCGGTCGGACAAGGCGCGCTTCCCGGCGTCCGTGATTGGCAACGAGGATGAGGGCTGGGACGGCTCGTACTGGCTCGACATCCGCCAGCTGGACATCCTCCTTCCGATCATGAGGGACCGGATGATCAACTGGTGCAAGAACAAGGGCTTCGATGCCATCGAGCCGGATGAGACGGAGGTCTGGAGCAACGACTCCGGATTCCCCATCACCAAGGCCCAGAACAATGCCTACAACAAGGCGATCGCGGACCTCGCCCACTCGCTCGGAATGTCGGTGGGGCTCAAGGGCAACAACACCGAAGCGCCGGAACTGGTGAACTACTTCGATTGGGCCCTGACGGAGCAGTGCTGGGAGTATGACGAGTGCGAGCTCTTCAAGAACAGCTTCATCGCGCAGGGCAAGGCGGTCTTCAACGTGGAGTACAACACCAACCCGAACTGCACCCGCGCGAATCAGTGGCACATCAACTCGAGCCGCCGCGACCTCGACCTCGTGGGACCGACCGCGAGCGGCTACCTCTACCAGCCCTGCGTCCCCGACACCCAGGCAACCTGGTGA
- a CDS encoding carotenoid oxygenase family protein: MTRAASALRSAEPPSWLNAYRDLSRTHGFEPMRVEGRLPEELNGTLVRVGPVAFGVGGQRYGHLFDGDGGVLAVRFAGGQAQGAARTIDTPSIRAEREAGQVLYANYGTRAPSLWRRLFGGVKNAANTSPFVWNGRLFALVESTLPTELSLEDLSTLGETDLGGRVGPTFSAHPHAVVSRRASYNFGVRYGRVTQLELYELPDAGAVRRLGSVPLPGPTVVHDFIATHHHLVFFVSPVRLHLFRVLLGQGSVSDNLEWRPELGTEVLVIPIDAPAQVARFPAEPFHTWHFGNAFEDAGRLHVDYVRYPDFGTNRWLAELLHGWTRTDAQGRLHRATLDVDAGMLHSEQVSDRRCEFPSATPLRAGARHRYTYVAAHSGPDAWRGPHDVLVKVDMETGAETVVTLGDGHHPSEPIFVPRAGGSAEDDGWLLVQTYDATSNRTYVAVLDAKVPDAGPVARAWLDHAFPFTFHGTWVTAR, encoded by the coding sequence ATGACGCGTGCCGCCTCCGCCCTCCGTTCCGCCGAGCCCCCCTCCTGGCTCAATGCCTACCGGGACCTGTCTCGGACCCATGGCTTCGAGCCGATGCGCGTGGAGGGCCGACTGCCTGAGGAGCTGAACGGGACCCTGGTGCGCGTGGGGCCGGTGGCATTCGGCGTGGGGGGGCAGCGCTACGGCCATTTGTTCGACGGGGATGGCGGCGTGCTGGCGGTGCGCTTCGCGGGCGGCCAGGCCCAGGGGGCGGCGCGCACCATCGACACACCGAGTATCCGCGCCGAGCGCGAGGCGGGCCAGGTGCTCTACGCCAACTATGGCACCCGTGCGCCCTCGCTGTGGCGGCGGCTGTTCGGCGGGGTGAAGAACGCGGCCAACACCTCACCCTTCGTGTGGAACGGACGGCTCTTCGCCCTGGTGGAGTCCACCCTGCCCACGGAGCTGTCCCTGGAGGACCTGAGCACCCTGGGGGAGACGGACCTCGGAGGCAGGGTGGGACCGACCTTCTCCGCCCACCCGCATGCCGTGGTGTCGCGGCGGGCGTCCTACAACTTCGGGGTACGCTACGGGCGTGTCACCCAGCTCGAGCTGTACGAGCTGCCCGACGCCGGAGCCGTGCGCCGCCTGGGCAGCGTGCCCCTGCCCGGCCCGACCGTGGTCCACGACTTCATCGCCACCCACCACCACCTGGTCTTCTTCGTGTCGCCGGTGCGCCTGCACCTCTTCCGGGTGCTGCTCGGCCAGGGCAGCGTGTCGGACAATCTCGAGTGGCGTCCGGAGCTGGGGACGGAAGTCCTCGTCATCCCCATTGATGCGCCCGCCCAGGTGGCGCGCTTTCCGGCCGAGCCCTTCCATACGTGGCACTTCGGCAATGCGTTCGAGGACGCCGGACGCCTCCATGTGGACTACGTGCGCTATCCAGACTTCGGCACCAACCGGTGGCTGGCCGAGCTGCTCCACGGCTGGACCCGCACGGACGCCCAGGGCCGGCTGCACCGGGCGACGTTGGACGTGGATGCTGGCATGTTGCACTCCGAGCAGGTCTCGGACCGGCGCTGCGAGTTTCCCAGTGCCACGCCGCTGCGGGCCGGGGCGCGCCACCGCTACACGTACGTGGCGGCGCACTCGGGCCCCGACGCCTGGCGAGGACCCCATGACGTGCTGGTGAAGGTGGATATGGAGACGGGCGCGGAGACGGTGGTGACGCTGGGCGACGGGCACCATCCCTCCGAGCCCATCTTCGTCCCGCGGGCCGGAGGCTCGGCCGAGGACGACGGCTGGCTGCTGGTGCAGACCTACGATGCCACGAGCAACCGGACGTATGTGGCGGTGCTGGACGCGAAGGTACCTGACGCAGGACCGGTAGCCCGGGCCTGGTTGGACCACGCCTTCCCCTTCACCTTCCATGGCACCTGGGTGACAGCGCGCTGA
- a CDS encoding ferritin-like domain-containing protein: MSHRKNESLPKNRVLRRTLYRLLLAAPVLPLMACPGSSEDCVSGPDTLTAEGIQRNPDGSLSCANCPEHPHGARLTTCGESTSDGGVKVVCTYFTCNNDGRRPEGLQEPLLGEADSLLGALHAHVAWLEAASVPAFLRLADELSAHGAPEVLVKAARRSAADEVRHTRAMQSLARRHGARMPEVDIHPFQPRSLEAMLTENAIEGCVRETFGALVTAWQARTAGDAEVRRALGPISRDELRHAELAWAIDAWASECLTPSKRDRVLQARREALRTLEHEVRSQIPPEQLVREAGLPSREQALSLLHGMAVLVA; encoded by the coding sequence ATGTCCCATCGAAAGAACGAGTCGCTCCCGAAGAATCGCGTGCTGAGGCGCACCCTCTACCGGCTGCTGCTCGCCGCGCCCGTACTCCCACTGATGGCATGCCCCGGGTCCAGCGAGGACTGCGTGAGCGGCCCCGATACCCTGACCGCCGAGGGCATCCAGCGCAATCCGGACGGAAGTCTCTCGTGCGCCAACTGCCCCGAGCACCCACATGGCGCGCGCCTGACAACCTGCGGTGAATCCACGAGCGATGGGGGCGTGAAGGTCGTCTGCACCTACTTCACCTGTAACAACGATGGCCGGCGGCCGGAGGGACTCCAGGAGCCCCTCCTGGGGGAGGCGGACTCCCTGCTCGGCGCCCTTCATGCCCATGTGGCCTGGCTGGAGGCGGCCTCCGTCCCGGCCTTCCTCCGGCTCGCCGACGAGCTCTCCGCCCATGGTGCTCCGGAGGTCCTGGTGAAGGCCGCACGGCGCTCGGCCGCGGACGAGGTCCGCCACACCCGCGCCATGCAGTCGCTCGCCCGGCGCCACGGAGCGCGCATGCCCGAGGTGGACATCCATCCCTTCCAGCCCCGCTCCCTGGAGGCCATGCTCACCGAGAATGCCATCGAGGGGTGTGTGCGCGAGACCTTCGGGGCCCTGGTGACGGCCTGGCAGGCCCGCACCGCCGGTGACGCCGAGGTGCGCCGCGCATTGGGTCCCATCTCGCGCGACGAGCTGCGCCACGCCGAGCTGGCCTGGGCCATCGATGCCTGGGCCTCCGAGTGCCTCACGCCCTCCAAGAGGGACCGCGTCCTCCAGGCCCGCCGCGAGGCACTGCGCACGCTGGAGCACGAGGTGCGCAGCCAGATTCCTCCCGAGCAGCTCGTGCGCGAGGCGGGTCTGCCCTCGCGTGAGCAGGCCCTGAGCCTGCTCCACGGCATGGCCGTGCTGGTCGCTTAG
- a CDS encoding RidA family protein, whose amino-acid sequence MPVTLINPDGIPKTDAYRYRQVAIATGTRQVHIAGQVAYDAKGQLVAPGDLAGQVAQAYRNVAIALAAAGATFSDVVRLTFYVVDWKREMMSDFLAGIEQVAKELQIVPAPASLIGVSVLFEPGVLVEIEATAVVD is encoded by the coding sequence ATGCCCGTAACCCTGATCAACCCCGACGGAATCCCGAAGACCGACGCGTACCGATACCGACAGGTGGCGATTGCCACCGGCACCCGGCAGGTGCACATCGCGGGGCAGGTCGCGTATGACGCGAAGGGTCAGCTCGTCGCGCCGGGTGACCTGGCTGGACAGGTGGCGCAGGCCTACCGCAACGTCGCCATCGCCCTTGCGGCCGCCGGGGCGACGTTCAGCGACGTCGTCCGACTGACGTTCTATGTGGTCGACTGGAAGCGCGAGATGATGTCCGACTTCCTTGCCGGCATCGAACAGGTCGCCAAGGAGTTGCAGATCGTGCCAGCGCCGGCATCGCTGATCGGGGTCTCCGTGCTCTTCGAGCCAGGCGTCCTCGTCGAGATCGAAGCCACCGCGGTCGTGGACTGA
- a CDS encoding LysR family transcriptional regulator — protein MKRAHLDEIFAFMSVVDAGSFVGGGQALGLTRSAAGKALARLESRLGVRLLNRTTRHLSLTDDGRVFHEHCLQVLAALDEAEASVGQRTGTPRGVLRLTLPDAFGRLHVLPLLRDYLRTWPEVQAEVSFTDRVADIIEEGYDLAVRINASSTDTRLVSRLVAQHRAVVCAAPSYLEARGKPETLEELAAHDCLIFSSRTRRQGWRLRQKGGSWVKVEGRSRLRLDSGEAIRDAAVAGLGIAALPGFLVDEDLAGGRLEALLPSFETEDVRIMAIYPSKRHLPAKVRRFIDLMVEQWSAKSL, from the coding sequence ATGAAACGCGCCCATCTGGATGAGATCTTCGCCTTCATGTCCGTCGTGGACGCGGGCAGCTTCGTGGGCGGCGGCCAGGCCCTCGGCCTGACGCGCTCGGCGGCTGGCAAGGCGTTGGCCCGGCTGGAATCCCGCCTCGGGGTGCGCCTGCTCAATCGCACGACGCGCCACCTGAGTCTCACCGACGATGGCCGTGTCTTCCATGAGCATTGCCTGCAAGTCCTGGCGGCCCTGGACGAAGCGGAAGCCAGCGTCGGTCAGCGCACGGGCACTCCCCGGGGGGTTTTGCGGCTCACCCTGCCCGACGCATTCGGCAGACTGCATGTCCTTCCCTTGCTGCGGGACTATCTGCGGACCTGGCCCGAGGTGCAGGCGGAGGTGAGCTTCACCGATCGCGTCGCGGATATCATCGAGGAAGGTTACGACCTGGCCGTGCGCATCAATGCGTCCAGCACCGATACGCGCCTGGTTTCCCGGCTCGTGGCTCAACACCGGGCGGTCGTCTGCGCCGCGCCCTCCTACCTCGAGGCGCGTGGCAAACCCGAGACGCTGGAGGAGCTCGCGGCGCATGATTGTCTGATATTCAGTAGCCGGACGCGACGACAGGGTTGGCGTCTGCGCCAGAAGGGCGGCTCCTGGGTGAAGGTGGAGGGGCGAAGCCGCCTTCGTCTCGACAGTGGCGAGGCGATCCGGGACGCGGCTGTCGCGGGGCTGGGCATCGCCGCTCTTCCCGGCTTTCTGGTCGACGAAGACCTGGCGGGTGGGCGGCTCGAGGCGCTGCTGCCGTCTTTCGAGACGGAGGACGTCCGGATCATGGCGATCTATCCGAGCAAACGTCACCTGCCGGCGAAGGTGCGGCGCTTCATCGACCTGATGGTCGAGCAATGGAGCGCGAAGTCGCTCTGA
- a CDS encoding DUF4238 domain-containing protein → MEIEQELEVQINTLEEGIHSEIEGDVVEIVDELRRGNLAVLNDDDNFVSFARFIAMQHLRTPLMIGRMTRALLEFPQLKCNVDAIMGPLRAVYSTTMGAGIFFRRTLSQITLIDAPSDARFIAGDHPLVNLRAVEVNDEPPTELEIYYPLTPSLALILDFSGQCAGRGRKTISADDVRKYNGIIASIALEQVYAARRADLEPDSA, encoded by the coding sequence TTGGAGATTGAGCAAGAATTGGAGGTGCAGATTAACACTCTAGAGGAAGGGATTCATTCAGAGATAGAAGGCGACGTTGTCGAGATCGTCGACGAGTTGCGACGGGGCAACTTGGCCGTCCTGAATGACGACGATAATTTCGTATCTTTTGCCCGTTTCATCGCAATGCAGCACCTGCGGACGCCGCTTATGATTGGCCGCATGACCAGGGCCCTTCTGGAATTTCCGCAATTGAAGTGCAATGTCGATGCGATAATGGGCCCACTTCGGGCTGTATATTCGACGACAATGGGCGCTGGCATTTTTTTCCGGCGCACGCTGAGTCAAATCACACTAATAGATGCACCGTCGGACGCGAGATTCATCGCCGGAGATCACCCGCTTGTCAACCTGCGCGCTGTGGAGGTGAATGATGAGCCACCAACAGAGCTGGAGATCTACTATCCTCTCACTCCTTCTCTTGCTTTGATCTTGGATTTTAGCGGGCAGTGCGCGGGTCGTGGACGAAAAACCATTTCTGCGGACGACGTCAGGAAGTACAACGGCATCATTGCTTCGATAGCGTTAGAGCAGGTGTATGCTGCTAGGAGGGCAGATCTTGAGCCGGATAGCGCATAG
- a CDS encoding ankyrin repeat domain-containing protein, with amino-acid sequence MSKELFAAIEQHDTARVKELLAGGADPNEPRPERPGLRPLQVAIYELADGGELDVLLALLEHGADVNAWDVERDRTPLLVAACEDELAAVEALLKAGADPNVCSRDGITPLRTSAEVGNLDMASLLLGAGATRTINDWGGLTGYTALGHAANRLDLPMIKLLLHAGADPRAPDEDGRPAHYRLPPRAESDSQTWDAAFELLGGAKDRIPL; translated from the coding sequence ATGTCGAAAGAACTCTTCGCGGCGATTGAGCAGCACGATACGGCCCGGGTCAAGGAACTGCTAGCCGGGGGGGCCGATCCGAACGAGCCGCGGCCAGAGCGGCCGGGATTGCGTCCGCTGCAGGTGGCCATCTACGAGCTCGCCGATGGAGGCGAACTCGACGTGCTCCTAGCTCTCCTCGAACACGGTGCGGACGTCAACGCATGGGACGTCGAGCGGGACAGGACCCCCTTGCTGGTAGCGGCCTGCGAAGACGAGCTGGCGGCAGTCGAAGCGCTCTTGAAGGCGGGAGCCGATCCCAATGTGTGCAGCCGCGACGGAATCACGCCACTGCGGACGTCGGCGGAGGTGGGCAATCTGGACATGGCCTCGCTTCTCCTGGGCGCGGGAGCCACCCGGACGATCAATGACTGGGGCGGGCTGACCGGATACACCGCGCTCGGGCACGCTGCCAATCGGCTGGACCTCCCCATGATCAAGCTGCTTCTCCACGCGGGCGCTGATCCGAGGGCTCCGGACGAGGACGGTCGGCCCGCGCACTACCGCCTGCCGCCGCGCGCTGAATCCGATTCCCAAACATGGGACGCCGCGTTCGAATTGCTCGGAGGAGCGAAGGACCGCATCCCCTTGTAG